The DNA region TTCGTATATGGGCAACGGGACGGAGGCGTCGATCACGCTAGCCAAGATGGTGACGGAGCGCGCGCCGGAGGGCATGAACCGCGTCTATTTCGGCCAGGGCGGATCAGACGCGAATGAGACCAACATCAAGCTGGTCTGGTATTATAACAACATTCTGGGACGGCCCGAGAAGAAGAAAATCGTCTCTCGCTGGCGGGGATATCACGGCTCTGGCCTGATGAGCGGGTCGCTGACGGGCCTCTCGCTTTTCCACAGGAAGTTTGATCTGCCCTTGGACAAAGTCCTCCATACGACGGCACCATACTACTTCCAGCGCGAGAACGTTGCACAAAGCGAACAAGAGTTCACAGCACAATGTGTGGCGGATCTGGAGGAGTTGATCGCGCGGGAGGGGGCCGACACCATTGCCGCGTTCATTGCAGAACCGGTCATTGGCACCGGCGGCATTGTTCCGCCGCCCGAAGGGTATTGGAACGCGATCCAGCCTGTCCTGAAGCGCCACGATATCCTGCTGATCGCCGATGAGGTCATCACTGGCTTTGGACGGTTGGGCGCGATGTTCGGCTCTCCACTCTATGGGATCGAGCCCGATATCATGACCATCGCCAAGGGCCTGACCAGCGCCTATGCGCCGCTGTCGGGATCGATTGTGCACGACCGCGTCTGGGATGTTCTGGCCCGGGGGACGGATGAGAATGGGCCGTTGGGCCACGGCTGGACCTACTCTGCCCACCCAATCGGGGCGGCGGCTGGCGTGGCGAACCTGACGCTGCTCGACACTCTTGGGCTGGTGGACAATGCCGCTGACGTGGGGCCGTATCTGACCGCCCAGATGCGCGCGGCGATGCAGGATCATGCCCATGTCGGCGATATCCGGGGCGTGGGCATGTTGACAGCGGTGGAACTGGTTGCGGACCGTGACAAGGGCTCGGGCGTCGGGGCCGGGTTCGACCCGGCGGCCAAGATCGTGCCGCAGATCTCTGCCGCGATGGCGAAGCGCGGGGTGATCGCGCGCGCCATGCCGCAGGCCGATATCGTGGGCTTCTCCCCGCCGCTATGCCTGACCCGGGCGGAGGCGGACACGATTGTGTCTGTCACGGCCGAGGCCGTGGCGGAGGTTTTGGGCTGATCCCTCTGACTGCATCCGTGCGGTGTCAATGATCCAGAACAAGGCCCTGTGGCGTCCTGACCCCCTATAGGTCGGCAGGGGCCTGGTCGCGGTCGTGCGGCCCGGTCCCCTGGGACAGGAGGCCGACATGAAGGTTCTGATCCTCTATGCAAGCGTCGAGGGGCAAACGGGCAAAATCGCGCGATCTGTTGAAGGCACGGTCAGGGACCTTGGGCATGAGCCGGTCCTGACCAACGCCGATGACCCGGTCCGACTGGACTTTGAGGATGTGGAGGCCGTGATACTTGCGGCCCCCGTCCATCAAAGACGCCATCCGCGCAATTTCGAGGCGCTGGTGAGTGCCCGCAAAGACGACCTTGCCACGCGACGGGTGCTGATGTTGTCCGTCAGCCTGAGCGCGGCCTTCCCCGAGGGGCATGAGGACGCGCAGGATTACCTGCTGGAGATGAAGATGCGCATCGGTCTGGAGACGGATGCCGAGATGCTGGTGGCCGGGGCCGTGCGAACCGCAAAATACGACTATTTCGCCGCGCAGATCGTGCAGCATGTGGTGATGCGTGGCCGCGACTATGACACCGAGGCCGATGAGCATGTCTTTACGGATTGGGACGCACTGGCCAAAGGCCTATCGGCGTTTCTGGCGCCCTGAGCGGTGCGATTGCAACGCCCCGAACCCAGTGGCGGATATGGGGGAGCGCGCCCGAGAGCTTCCCCCTTTACGCCATGCCAAAGGTCTGACTAATGTCTGGCATTCAACCTCAAACCGATTTCGGGTCCGCCTCCTTTATGTCAGACACCCACGTCACTTGCCCCAATTGTGGCTACGGTTACGAGAACCTTCGCAAATCCACGCGGATGTTTGATTGCCCGTCCTGTGGCACCACGCTGTTCCGCGATGACGACGCGCTGGCCCCGGTGGGCAATAGCGGTGAAATGCATGACTATCCGATGCTGTTCGGGCTCGGGGACACGGTCCATGCGGAGGGAAAGAAATATATCATCCAGGGTCATGCCCGCTATGATTATGGGCGCGGCACCTGGGACGAGATGTATGGCGAAGACAGCGGCGGCCAGGGGGCGTGGATTTCCATTGATGAAGGCGATGTGGTCATCCAGTACCCTTATAGCGGTAACGCGGGTCCGCGCCGCTCTGACCCGCCTGCGGTGGGTGAGACATTCAGTTATTCCGGCACCGACTACACGGTGACGGAGGGCGATACCGCCAAATGCATCGCCGTGCGCGGGCAGTTCCCGGAGCTGGTGCAGGTGGATGACGAGCATTACTTCATCAACGCCTCCGGCCCCTCGGGTCAGCTGTTATCCGGCGAATTCTGGGAAGGCGGGCACCAATGGCATGAAGGCGGATGGCTTGATCCCTTCACCCTGAGGGTGGATCGCCAGGACGGGAGCAGCCGGCCATGACGAACACGGCAGGTCTCGGCTCGGTCAATTGTACCTCCTGCGGCGCGGGCCTGTCGGTTCTGGGCGGCGGGCGCGTGTTGTCCCATGTCTGCGGCTATTGCGGCGCAGTGCTGGACACGCAGGACGGCTACAAGCAGGTCGACAGTATCGGCAAGCGCAACCACCCCGACAGTCCCGTGCAGATCGGCCAGACCCTGACGCTGGACGGCGTGGAGTTCACGGTTATCGGGACGCTTGGCATCTCTGAGCGCTATGGCGGCCAGACGTGGAAATGGGTGGAACATCAGGTCTATTCGCCGACCCACGGCTACCTGTGGCTGAACTATGAAGAGG from Jannaschia sp. CCS1 includes:
- a CDS encoding DUF4178 domain-containing protein; translation: MSDTHVTCPNCGYGYENLRKSTRMFDCPSCGTTLFRDDDALAPVGNSGEMHDYPMLFGLGDTVHAEGKKYIIQGHARYDYGRGTWDEMYGEDSGGQGAWISIDEGDVVIQYPYSGNAGPRRSDPPAVGETFSYSGTDYTVTEGDTAKCIAVRGQFPELVQVDDEHYFINASGPSGQLLSGEFWEGGHQWHEGGWLDPFTLRVDRQDGSSRP
- a CDS encoding aspartate aminotransferase family protein; the protein is MLTNDQLSQWDQDHFFHPSTALGAHARGEAPGMVVQTAEGCHITDRNGNRMLDAFAGLYCVNIGYGRQEVAEAIAAQARELAYYHSYMGNGTEASITLAKMVTERAPEGMNRVYFGQGGSDANETNIKLVWYYNNILGRPEKKKIVSRWRGYHGSGLMSGSLTGLSLFHRKFDLPLDKVLHTTAPYYFQRENVAQSEQEFTAQCVADLEELIAREGADTIAAFIAEPVIGTGGIVPPPEGYWNAIQPVLKRHDILLIADEVITGFGRLGAMFGSPLYGIEPDIMTIAKGLTSAYAPLSGSIVHDRVWDVLARGTDENGPLGHGWTYSAHPIGAAAGVANLTLLDTLGLVDNAADVGPYLTAQMRAAMQDHAHVGDIRGVGMLTAVELVADRDKGSGVGAGFDPAAKIVPQISAAMAKRGVIARAMPQADIVGFSPPLCLTRAEADTIVSVTAEAVAEVLG
- a CDS encoding flavodoxin domain-containing protein translates to MKVLILYASVEGQTGKIARSVEGTVRDLGHEPVLTNADDPVRLDFEDVEAVILAAPVHQRRHPRNFEALVSARKDDLATRRVLMLSVSLSAAFPEGHEDAQDYLLEMKMRIGLETDAEMLVAGAVRTAKYDYFAAQIVQHVVMRGRDYDTEADEHVFTDWDALAKGLSAFLAP